A genomic window from Verrucomicrobiia bacterium includes:
- a CDS encoding nucleoside monophosphate kinase yields the protein MNSATETTPTAAPASAGKRPDLEIKDAQLIFSAIWTELEAEPGREHLRFPKEIILLGGAPGAGKGTNTAFIAKVRGLTCRPIVMSALLDSPEAKALKDAGNMVGDREVVRLLLRELLRPEYQDGVILDGFPRTHVQVECLKLLVDKMHTLRREFYNTPLSIHFRQPTIHIMVLFVDEKESVARQLKRGRETRALIEEAERSGSGEMPEDRPTDHDESLARRRYRVFKEQTWDALQSLKEIYHYHFINAQGPIAEVEQNILRELEYQSTLELDSRTVDRLRGVPVASQIIVHARQELVKRLDSYELEHGPLFARVVVFIEEKILP from the coding sequence ATGAATTCCGCCACCGAAACCACGCCGACCGCCGCGCCCGCGTCAGCCGGCAAGCGCCCCGATCTGGAGATCAAGGACGCGCAGCTTATCTTCAGCGCCATCTGGACCGAACTGGAGGCCGAGCCGGGCCGCGAACACCTGCGCTTTCCCAAGGAGATCATCCTGCTCGGCGGCGCGCCCGGCGCAGGCAAGGGCACCAACACCGCCTTCATCGCCAAGGTGCGCGGCCTGACCTGCCGCCCCATTGTGATGAGCGCCTTGCTGGATTCGCCCGAGGCCAAGGCCTTGAAGGACGCCGGCAACATGGTGGGCGACCGCGAGGTGGTCCGGCTCCTGTTACGCGAACTGCTGCGGCCGGAATACCAGGACGGCGTCATCCTCGACGGCTTCCCCCGCACGCACGTCCAGGTGGAGTGCTTGAAGCTGCTCGTGGACAAGATGCACACGCTGCGCCGCGAATTCTACAACACCCCGCTCAGCATCCATTTCCGCCAGCCGACCATCCACATCATGGTGCTGTTCGTGGATGAGAAGGAATCCGTGGCCCGCCAGCTCAAGCGCGGCCGCGAGACCCGGGCGTTGATCGAAGAAGCGGAACGTTCCGGCAGCGGCGAAATGCCTGAAGACCGTCCGACCGACCACGACGAATCGCTGGCGAGACGGCGCTACCGCGTGTTCAAGGAACAGACGTGGGACGCGCTGCAATCGTTGAAGGAGATTTACCATTACCACTTCATCAACGCGCAAGGTCCGATCGCCGAGGTGGAACAGAACATCCTGCGCGAGCTGGAATACCAGAGCACGCTGGAGCTGGATTCGCGGACCGTGGACCGGCTGCGGGGCGTGCCCGTCGCCAGCCAGATCATCGTCCACGCCCGGCAGGAACTCGTGAAACGGCTCGACAGCTATGAGCTGGAGCACGGCCCGTTGTTCGCGCGCGTAGTGGTGTTCATCGAGGAAAAAATTCTCCCCAT